In the Microcebus murinus isolate Inina chromosome X, M.murinus_Inina_mat1.0, whole genome shotgun sequence genome, TTTGAATTTGTCTCATTTCTTTAAACTTAACAGCTGATTCctatctgaataaatattttaaaattcttaattattaaaGCAAGTTTCTTAGCTGCACTTCGATGAGTGTTATATAAAAAGCTTCACTGTATTAATCCTATCAATACCAAGGTTACTGCAATCAAGTTCATTTTATAAGCATTAATCAAATTTAACATAATACATTTTTGCAATGACAAAAAAACTGAGTCATTCCACTTCTTTAAGAATAATTACATTGAAATGGTTATTCTGAAAGCTTTCAGTAACAAgggagaagaattaaaaatatttaaatattccaacacagaacagaatatccaagatcTAACATGAATAAAAAGTATCACCGAATAGGGTACCATCTTGGTCTATGAATGATGTTTTCCACAATGGGcttacaagtttttaaaattccactaaAAAGACACTGGTTAAAGTTCATCTTTGACATATTTCTAAAAAGCCTATTAGTAAGTAGCTTTGCCATAAAACTGATTTAAGGTAGTTGTGTTTTTCAGTAGCATTCAGAACAATTCAGCACTTGGTAGGAATACTTAGACTGGCACACTGTAAGCTAAAACATAATTGTGTAACATTTTGTAAACTAGCTGCAATTTTCAGTAGCTGTGTTTACCAATGGTGTAACAGAATTATAATGTTATCCTAAGCCATATGCATGTGTCATATATACAAGTATTAATGGTTTTTTTGGATATTCTTCATCAACTACAATAGGAGGAGAATCTGCCTGTATTATCTCTATTGGTGTTTGTAAAATGTGAGACAGAGTTCTTAACTCAAGTTGACCTCCCCATGCAGCTGTGTTTACAATATCATCACAGTACTTTCCAAACTCTTCTGGAGTATACATATCTTCAGTATTGGGATTTGTTAAAAATGGCAGAAAGTCTTCTACATGGCTTTGCATATATCCAGCAGTTTGACATTTTAAGGCAACCACAGTAAGAGTGTCATCCTGTTCTTTCAGTTGGTTTTCAATGGCTCTATACATACAGTGGCCATCAGATGGAATCTGTTTAATTTCCAACTGTCTAGCTGCCAATATTTGAGCAAGTTTTTCACTTTCTACATGTCTGGCTCCAGATAAGTTTTCAATTTCAGCTTCAGCTATCCTTTCTTCTTGCTCATTTTCCAATGCagctttccccacctcccccaatCTCTTTGTGCTTTTGATATCTGAGGCGGCTGAATCTCAAGTACCAAATTTGAAATGTTAACAGCAACACAATCTATCTTATTCTCCTTAGAAGTCAGCTTCAATTGCTCCAGTTCTTCTCCATGTTTCtgctccatttctttttccaacttAGCAGCATCTTCAGTGAGTTGCTTCCTCCTCTTTTTGTCATTCTTGGGAACAGCATTCTTCATACCCTGAATTTTGGCTTGCAactccttcttttctttgctatGCCTTCTCACCAACTGCTCCTTCTCCTCAAGCTCCTCAGTCAAGTCAGCCTCCATGTCGACTAGGTAGCCCAGCGCACGAGCTGGAAGAAACTTGCACCACTGGCTAGCTGGCACCTTCCActggagcttgattattaaatgccttgaggtaatCTTGTTTGGATTAAATCTGCTTTTTTTGTAtctgaaattttatctttctctaggtttggaaagttctctgtttttgttgctttgtttatttttcttttttttaaatttaagaatattacaggggtacaaatgttttggttacatgtctTGCTTTTTTGGACAGTTTGAGTTAATCCTGtaagtgtatgtttttatttctttgaataagctttctaccccagtctctccctcttcctcctctttaaggccaagaACTCTCAAATTTGcctttttgaggctattttctaggtCTTGTAGGtgtgcttctttatttttttgttcttttttttcttttttctcttttgtctgtgTGTTTTCAAATAGCCTTTCTTCATGCTCACtaattcttctgcttgatcaattctgctgttgacaGACTTTGCattcagggcagcatgtttcctcCTTGTCaagggtgggtccagaaatgtCTTCCAGGAAGTAAGGCCTGGACTCAGAGGCTTCAGGATGTGCTTTGTACTTTATTTTGCTGTAGCTGGGCTGGTaaccaagttgcaaaacaaagttcCTGGAACTCTTGCTTTTCCTTTACCTAAGTAGAAGAAGATTCTTCTGGTGCTGCATTGCCTGGAGTTGGGGAAGGGGTGACACAGGTTCAGCCACTattgctggtgtctcactgggtcatatTAACCCCAAGTTCACTGTCTCTGGGCCAGCACAGCCTCAGGAATtacccaaggactgcagcctttgtggctgGGTTGCCTTACTAGTTTAGTCCAGGGcctagaatgctttttttttttttttttttttttttttgagacagagtctccctttgttgccctttGTCTCCCTCTgtggttagagtgagtgccatggcgtcagcctagctcacagcaacctcaaactcctgggctcaagcaatcctgctgcctcagcttcctgaatagctgggactacaggcatgcgccaccaagcctggctaattttttctctctatattagttggccaattaatttctttctatttatagtagagatggggtctcgctcttgctcaggctggtttggaactcctgacctcgagcaatccgcccgccttggccttccagagtgccaggattacaggtgtgagccaccgtgccgggccctAGGATGCTTTTTATCAGCTGATGTTGGGGTTATCCGGGACTCAGATTTCAGGGCAGAGGATTCCAATCTGGTCAGGCTGCTCTAAATACTCCCTCTATAGGCACCAGCAGAATTCTTCCCTGTGCTGTGctcccctgtgccagggcagTTCTGAGTTTCAATGCAAAATCCTAGGATCTCTTCACTCTCCCCCAGGCACGCAGATTCTCTTCTCCCTGGGTGCACTGGTACGGCACTGCTGTGGGCTGCAGGAATGGTGGCATAGGCAATGCAAgcctgtcttttctgccctcttcagtgcctctttttttgatataatgttaaaatcaggtagtatgatcactcacctggtttttggttcttctgaaggtgcttgcttgcttGCATGCATAGTAGTTGAATGTGGTGTTTTTGTGGAGGGATTATCACTGGAGGTTTTATTTGGCTATCTTGCTTGGCCTCCCAATTGTAAGTGCTCTAATCACAAAACAGTGGTAAGAATaaaggtaatgcatatgttaattagttcaATTGAACTATCTGCAATGtataatatatcaaaacatcatgttatatatcatatgtacaaaaaataaatgacaatttaaaataagtcttaaaaagttagtcaattaaaaatttacgtatgttcttcaattttaaaaagcaagaaaccaAACTCTTAACTAGGAATGCAAGTAAACTTACATAATATGATCAAATATTCTCTAGTTAATACTAAATTTATATCtgatgatgaaaaattaaaaacatttccatcaaATTCTGTTATTACTACCATCATTTCAATATGTTATTATTCTAAAAGTTCTACCTAACatgacaaaagaaacaaaagtatacATATCATAAAGAAGAACAGAATATTGTCACTATTTACAATAGGATGATTGCTCCTTAGTAGAACTGAGAAAATCATCTAAAAAGTCATTGGAAAAAAATGTCAGTAACATTTCCAGTTGCAAAATATAGGgcaaaatttagattttattatatatctacAGCAATAAATTAGCACATTTAATGGGAGACAATCCTATTAATCAGAGCAACAAATGTAACAAGAAAAGTGCAGAGACTTTTATGAAGAACGATTTTATATTAGACCTTATTGATGTATGttagaaaaaaaccccacaaatacaTGGTGATTCTACGTTTCTAAATGAGAAGACAATATTGTACTTATGCCCATGTTCTCCCAGAAGACATATGCATACATTTAatacaattccaatcaaaatttcCAAAGCTACAATACTGTGTGAGGTGCTAGTGCTAAACCGGCATACAAATGGTACAGAACAGAAAACCCCTTTATATAccttaaacatatttaatatttaacatatgatGCTTTCTTTTGGCTTATTTGCACATtcgttatttatttttatgtgtatatagttGTAGATAGATGTAGataaagataaagatatacatatacttttatcCTTTCTAATTCGCTTTATTTTATACCTGTCTCTTTACAAATATCTTCATTGGGCTTATAGTTTTGATTCCATATGTGTTTCTTCAACGTTAATAAAGGAGTTTAaacaattgcttttcttttaataattattgtatataaaattgcttctgaaattttgttttctttattttccttataaaatctT is a window encoding:
- the LOC105885778 gene encoding deubiquitinase OTUD6B-like — translated: MEADLTEELEEKEQLVRRHSKEKKELQAKIQGMKNAVPKNDKKRRKQLTEDAAKLEKEMEQKHGEELEQLKLTSKENKIDCVGKAALENEQEERIAEAEIENLSGARHVESEKLAQILAARQLEIKQIPSDGHCMYRAIENQLKEQDDTLTVVALKCQTAGYMQSHVEDFLPFLTNPNTEDMYTPEEFGKYCDDIVNTAAWGGQLELRTLSHILQTPIEIIQADSPPIVVDEEYPKKPLILVYMTHAYGLG